One region of Sylvia atricapilla isolate bSylAtr1 chromosome Z, bSylAtr1.pri, whole genome shotgun sequence genomic DNA includes:
- the LIPG gene encoding endothelial lipase, which produces MRRLFLLLCSAVSCCVAARGAEAAQPAAGDGSAERVPAEKARVKFGLRSSPDAGEDGCALAIGQRQCLEDCKFNVTAKTFFIIHGWTMSGMFETWLDSLVSALQEREKDANVVVVDWLSLAHQLYTDAVNNTQIVGKTIARLLDWLQENPLFKLENVHLIGYSLGAHVAGFAGNHVHGTIGRITGLDPAGPMFEGVDPSRRLSPDDANFVDVLHTYTRETLGVSIGIQMPVGHIDIYPNGGDFQPGCGLSDVLGAIAYGTIGEVVKCEHERSVHLFVDSLVNQDKQSFAFQCTDSSRFKKGICLSCRKNRCNGIGYNARRIRHKRNSKMYLKTRADMPFKVYHYQMKMHVFSYKDLGEVDPTFSVTLHGTSGDSEPLSLEMLDLIGLNATNTFLVYTEEDMGELLKIKLTWEGTSQSWYDLWKELRSYWYRPVNSSQELHIRRIRVKSGETQQRFAFCVEDSQLTSISPGKELWFVKCTEEWQKRSVSNLL; this is translated from the exons ATGAGGAgactcttcctgctgctgtgcagcgCCGTGTCGTGCTGCGtggcggcgcggggcgcggaGGCGGCGCAGCCCGCGGCGGGAG ATGGCAGCGCGGAGCGTGTGCCGGCGGAGAAGGCGCGGGTGAAGTTCGGGCTCCGCTCCTCGCCGGACGCCGGTGAGGATGGTTGCGCGCTCGCCATCGGCCAGCGCCAGTGCCTGGAGGATTGCAAGTTCAACGTGACAGCTAAAACCTTCTTCATCATTCACGGCTGGACG ATGAGTGGCATGTTCGAAACCTGGCTTGACAGCTTGGtgtcagctctgcaggagcGGGAGAAGGATGCCAACGTGGTCGTGGTGGACTGGCTCTCCCTTGCCCACCAGCTCTACACCGATGCCGTGAACAACACGCAGATTGTTGGAAAAACCATAGCCAGGTTGCTTGACTGGTTACAG gaaaacCCCCTCTTCAAGCTTGAGAATGTCCACCTGATTGGGTACAGCCTGGGTGCCCATGTGGCTGGCTTTGCTGGTAACCACGTCCATGGCACTATAGGCAGAATTACAG GCTTGGATCCTGCTGGCCCCATGTTTGAGGGAGTGGACCCCAGCAGGCGCCTCTCCCCTGATGATGCCAACTTTGTGGATGTCCTTCACACCTACACCAGGGAAACGCTAGGTGTTAGCATTGGGATCCAGATGCCTGTGGGACACATTGACATCTACCCCAACGGGGGAGacttccagcctggctgtggcctCAGTGATGTCTTGGGAGCCATTGCCTATGGGA CAATTGGTGAAGTTGTTAAATGCGAGCACGAGCGGTCTGTGCACCTCTTCGTGGACTCCCTGGTGAACCAGGACAAGCAGAGCTTCGCCTTCCAGTGCACCGACTCCAGCCGCTTCAAGAAGGGGATCTGCCTGAGCTGCCGCAAGAACCGCTGCAACGGCATCGGCTACAACGCCCGCAGGATCCGGCACAAGAGGAACAGCAAGATGTACCTGAAAACCAGGGCTGACATGCCCTTCAAAG TCTACCACTACCAGATGAAAATGCACGTCTTCAGCTACAAGGACTTGGGAGAGGTTGATCCCACCTTCTCTGTCACCCTCCACGGCACCAGTGGGGACTCTGAGCCCCTCTCTTTAGAAAT GCTTGATCTAATTGGCCTAAACGCCACGAACACCTTCCTGGTTTATACTGAGGAAGACATGGGtgaacttctgaaaataaagctCACCTGGGAGGGGACGTCTCAGTCTTGGTATGATCTGTGGAAAGAGCTGAGGAGCTACTGGTACAGGCCCGTGAATTCCTCCCAGGAGCTCCACATCAGGCGAATACGTGTGAAATCTGGGGAAACACAACAGAG GTTTGCTTTCTGTGTGGAGGACTCCCAGCTAACCAGTATATCTCCTGGCAAAGAGCTCTGGTTTGTCAAGTGCACAGAGGAATGGCAGAAAAG ATCTGTCTCAAATCTGCTCTGA